A DNA window from Mycobacterium dioxanotrophicus contains the following coding sequences:
- a CDS encoding tyrosine-type recombinase/integrase: MRNRLFFAVLAETGMRLGEALSLRHNDFHIGAGATRGSTLWSAKITLRCSVKTGPRRIYVGDDLEALYSEYVWQLVAMNADQAVADLSNHFVFVNLQRGPRFSPMRQENVYEKVRGLRTAHRSLPPDWSPHWLRHTHATALLLAGVPEHVVMRRLGHADVQTTLSTYGWVTQDAAMRSLAEWKNYVAGWKGLHDGQQ, encoded by the coding sequence GTGCGCAACCGGTTGTTTTTCGCTGTGCTGGCTGAAACGGGAATGCGTCTGGGCGAGGCCTTATCGCTGCGGCACAACGATTTTCATATCGGCGCCGGTGCGACCCGTGGATCGACATTGTGGAGCGCCAAGATCACCCTACGGTGCTCGGTCAAGACCGGGCCGCGGCGGATCTATGTCGGAGATGACCTGGAGGCACTGTATTCAGAGTATGTGTGGCAGCTGGTGGCGATGAACGCCGACCAGGCCGTGGCGGATCTGTCGAATCATTTTGTGTTCGTCAATCTGCAACGGGGGCCGCGGTTTTCGCCGATGCGCCAGGAGAATGTCTACGAGAAGGTCCGCGGGCTGCGCACAGCGCATCGGAGTCTGCCGCCGGATTGGTCACCGCACTGGCTGCGCCACACTCACGCCACCGCGTTGCTGCTGGCGGGGGTGCCTGAGCATGTGGTGATGCGGCGGCTGGGGCATGCCGATGTGCAGACCACGCTGTCCACCTACGGCTGGGTCACCCAGGACGCGGCGATGCGTTCACTGGCCGAGTGGAAAAACTATGTCGCCGGATGGAAAGGACTTCACGATGGCCAGCAATGA
- a CDS encoding tyrosine-type recombinase/integrase produces MASNEGRLTTPVGDLGAVAWQAQWALVPAEWRRPAYQVHLPPADRVFLSRKNDLPPAATAGVYDFTPQATPARFADEIAWWVWVCYHEGLRKIEHSLLRWATQAISAAAAEYRSAHGRHPVSITDLAVNDMVRHAVVVFERRNARLPAGGTRRNIVGLIEHLHLFVSVRASAIDWWAYDTWDLRADPRIPQREHEPCHEKTVRIGAIEPAWLREGVRFWLRTCLDAELLRWSSAVDRAREMARHFGEFVIARGYTDPVLSDDPAQLRLIFTTYNEYLRSPAAAARPDKPLSATAIGDSQSQIQSFYTFMLDHAPEAAAATGDARWENLSAAHTRLWGPAFRTRRAHRTRELTWYSTGELQQMLAYLDVLAAQRGALVSVTHPDGTVSLIKGLGDPQAARIWLLQALTGRRASEILMLDHHPLEAIPGAARPTATDDPDVFVAKLRYQQTKVDGVIPTILVEQAVVNVIAEQQRWLADTHPSLTPKYLFIAVKQNLAGRRPRPYATYRASLDKLDAIHGLSDAAGNPLRFTQTHRLRHTRATELLNDGVPIHVVQRYLGHKSPEMTMRYAATLAATAEAEFLKHKKIGAHGTDIGISPSDMLDMTQLSVRTDRVLPNGVCLLPPLKTCDKGNACLSCGHFATDATHLDELKDQHAKTTALVEIRRQQYRRRTGRELTDDNVWVAQRLRELHSLQAILDRLTADQRTHQEAIAGAGTANRIPLQPVATRGAHDSALRKADPHTPA; encoded by the coding sequence ATGGCCAGCAATGAGGGCCGCCTGACCACACCGGTAGGCGACCTCGGTGCGGTGGCGTGGCAGGCGCAGTGGGCCCTGGTGCCCGCCGAATGGCGCCGCCCGGCCTATCAGGTGCATCTGCCCCCGGCAGATCGGGTGTTCCTGTCCCGCAAGAACGATCTGCCGCCCGCTGCGACCGCTGGGGTGTACGACTTCACCCCGCAGGCCACACCGGCGCGGTTCGCCGACGAGATCGCCTGGTGGGTGTGGGTGTGCTACCACGAGGGGCTGCGCAAGATCGAGCATTCCCTGCTGCGCTGGGCCACCCAGGCCATCAGCGCCGCCGCGGCCGAGTACCGCAGTGCGCACGGCCGCCACCCGGTGAGCATCACCGACCTGGCGGTCAACGACATGGTGCGCCACGCGGTCGTGGTGTTCGAGCGGCGCAATGCGCGGCTGCCCGCCGGCGGCACACGCCGCAATATTGTGGGCCTGATCGAGCATCTGCACCTGTTTGTGTCGGTGCGGGCCAGCGCCATCGACTGGTGGGCCTATGACACCTGGGATCTGCGGGCCGATCCACGGATCCCGCAACGCGAACACGAACCGTGCCACGAGAAGACGGTGCGCATCGGGGCGATCGAACCAGCGTGGCTGCGCGAAGGGGTGCGGTTTTGGCTGCGCACCTGCCTGGATGCGGAGTTGCTGCGCTGGTCATCGGCAGTCGATCGTGCCCGCGAGATGGCGCGCCACTTCGGTGAATTCGTGATCGCGCGTGGCTACACCGATCCCGTCTTATCCGATGACCCGGCGCAGCTACGCCTGATTTTCACTACCTACAACGAATACCTGCGCTCCCCGGCCGCGGCTGCCCGACCTGACAAGCCGTTGTCTGCCACGGCGATCGGCGACAGCCAATCTCAGATCCAGAGCTTCTACACGTTCATGCTCGACCATGCACCCGAGGCCGCGGCAGCCACCGGCGATGCGCGTTGGGAGAACCTGTCCGCGGCGCACACCCGGTTGTGGGGGCCGGCGTTTCGCACCCGCCGCGCCCACCGCACCCGGGAATTGACCTGGTACTCCACTGGAGAACTGCAGCAGATGCTGGCCTACCTCGACGTGCTCGCCGCCCAACGGGGCGCCCTGGTGTCGGTGACCCATCCCGATGGCACCGTGTCGCTGATCAAAGGCCTCGGCGACCCCCAGGCCGCCCGGATCTGGCTGCTGCAAGCACTGACTGGGCGGCGGGCCTCAGAAATTCTCATGCTCGATCACCACCCGCTCGAAGCGATCCCCGGCGCGGCGCGGCCCACCGCCACCGATGACCCCGATGTGTTCGTGGCCAAACTGCGCTACCAACAGACCAAAGTCGACGGGGTCATCCCCACCATCCTGGTCGAGCAGGCCGTGGTCAACGTCATCGCCGAGCAACAGCGCTGGCTCGCCGACACCCACCCCAGCCTCACCCCGAAATACCTGTTCATCGCGGTCAAACAAAACCTGGCCGGGCGCCGGCCCCGCCCGTATGCGACGTATCGGGCCTCCCTGGACAAGCTCGATGCCATCCATGGTCTCAGCGATGCTGCGGGAAACCCGTTGCGGTTCACCCAAACGCATCGGCTGCGCCACACCCGGGCCACCGAACTGCTCAACGACGGCGTGCCGATCCACGTCGTCCAGCGCTACCTGGGCCACAAGAGCCCCGAGATGACCATGCGTTATGCCGCGACACTGGCCGCGACCGCCGAAGCGGAGTTCCTCAAACACAAGAAGATCGGCGCTCACGGCACCGACATCGGAATCAGCCCGTCTGACATGTTGGACATGACCCAGCTCTCAGTGCGCACCGACCGGGTCTTGCCCAACGGGGTGTGCCTGCTGCCGCCACTGAAAACCTGCGACAAGGGCAACGCCTGTCTGTCGTGCGGGCATTTCGCCACCGACGCCACCCACCTCGACGAACTCAAAGATCAGCACGCCAAGACCACGGCGCTGGTCGAGATCAGACGTCAGCAGTACCGCCGGCGCACCGGCCGCGAACTCACCGATGACAACGTATGGGTCGCCCAACGCCTGCGCGAATTGCATTCCCTGCAAGCCATCCTGGACCGCCTGACCGCAGATCAACGCACCCATCAGGAGGCGATCGCCGGGGCCGGGACGGCCAACCGCATCCCGCTGCAACCTGTGGCCACCCGCGGTGCGCACGATTCAGCACTGCGCAAAGCCGATCCTCACACACCCGCATGA
- a CDS encoding DUF6188 family protein — MHTPWIERCTVQRVSLRDGLVLDLDDYNELVIATPIPLTLPPIGPSYPEEQVLIDPGNVSVQQRPLLDLAGAVCTGAWCDEGGGLHLGFSRGHRIDVAPQEAATSWELYGKRHGYMACLPRGRVRVVRHDLPDDESEDTAS; from the coding sequence ATGCATACCCCCTGGATCGAGCGGTGCACCGTTCAGCGTGTCTCGTTGCGCGACGGATTGGTGCTCGACCTCGACGATTACAACGAATTGGTGATCGCCACCCCGATCCCGCTGACCCTGCCGCCGATCGGACCGTCTTATCCCGAAGAGCAGGTCCTCATCGATCCGGGCAACGTCTCGGTCCAGCAGCGTCCACTGCTGGACCTGGCCGGCGCGGTGTGCACGGGGGCGTGGTGCGACGAGGGCGGCGGGTTGCACCTGGGTTTTTCCCGCGGGCATCGCATCGATGTCGCCCCGCAGGAGGCCGCGACCTCCTGGGAGCTCTACGGCAAACGCCACGGCTACATGGCATGCCTGCCCCGGGGGCGGGTGCGGGTGGTGCGCCACGACCTGCCCGACGACGAATCTGAGGACACCGCAAGTTAA
- a CDS encoding PaaI family thioesterase, with translation MGADQPQRLPSHTPTCMGCGPDNPHGLQLEVFRCGDEVFADLVFDERHIGAPGLAHGGAIAAACDDVLGFSLWIAATPAVTRRLTVDYLQPVPLGCTHRLTARIAAREGRALHVEGVGVGVDGVTRFTASAVFITVDAAHFAAHGDISGFGELFAELTRYGGPDAGSRSR, from the coding sequence ATGGGTGCTGATCAGCCGCAGCGGTTGCCGTCGCACACGCCGACCTGCATGGGCTGCGGGCCGGACAATCCGCACGGTTTGCAGCTGGAGGTGTTTCGGTGCGGTGATGAGGTGTTCGCTGATCTGGTGTTCGATGAGCGTCATATCGGCGCGCCCGGGCTCGCGCACGGTGGTGCGATCGCCGCGGCGTGTGATGACGTGCTGGGTTTTTCGTTGTGGATCGCGGCCACCCCGGCGGTGACGCGCCGTTTGACGGTGGACTATCTGCAGCCGGTGCCGTTGGGGTGCACGCATCGGCTGACCGCGCGGATCGCCGCACGCGAGGGCCGGGCCCTGCATGTGGAGGGGGTGGGGGTCGGTGTGGACGGTGTCACCCGGTTCACCGCCTCGGCGGTGTTCATCACGGTGGATGCGGCCCATTTCGCCGCCCACGGTGACATCAGCGGTTTCGGGGAGTTGTTCGCCGAGCTGACCCGCTACGGCGGCCCCGACGCGGGGTCGCGGTCGCGATGA
- a CDS encoding helix-turn-helix domain-containing protein, producing the protein MTTTVDVYGLRVNQARVMRAMTATAVMEALGWKHSRLNRLEKSTTTALPIEDFDRLVAVLRFPAKFFTTAPTSRVHQSDLLFRAPRSITATEREYLAQFAALAGEFLDELNGRTQLPAVKLPILPIDTAVTQAAAAVRASWGWSTISRSST; encoded by the coding sequence ATGACGACGACCGTGGACGTGTATGGGTTGCGGGTCAACCAGGCCCGGGTCATGCGCGCGATGACTGCCACTGCGGTGATGGAAGCGTTGGGCTGGAAGCATTCTCGGCTGAACCGGTTGGAGAAGTCGACCACGACGGCGTTGCCGATCGAGGATTTCGACCGGCTGGTGGCGGTGTTGCGGTTCCCGGCGAAATTTTTCACCACCGCTCCGACGTCGCGGGTGCACCAGTCGGATCTGTTGTTCCGTGCGCCGCGGTCGATCACGGCGACCGAGCGGGAGTATTTGGCGCAGTTCGCGGCATTGGCTGGGGAGTTTCTCGACGAGCTCAATGGCCGCACTCAGTTACCTGCGGTGAAGTTGCCGATACTTCCGATCGACACCGCGGTGACCCAGGCCGCTGCGGCGGTGCGTGCCAGTTGGGGTTGGAGCACGATCAGCCGATCGAGTACCTGA
- a CDS encoding SCO6745 family protein, which translates to MSRTDILAATRAAGAPIEQVVAVFMLHPETFAESVAAGYENPFAGYVAGRGGVLGEATGVAVSSVFVVFEPEALRGLWEEGVAVRGAAEAAKLYWEQAAGFGRRYLAGAQGLDRLAELGEKVIAATPGAGLPLYAGWRTMPLADDAPARAMQVMFVLRELRAGVHFNVLNNSGISAIEAHMLNKGQEYATLFGWPEPFPDGADKAERYGEVEEATNRRMTEILSAVLDGDEAAELAGLSAGALDSLKAAVPE; encoded by the coding sequence ATGAGTCGTACCGACATCCTGGCTGCCACCCGGGCTGCGGGGGCCCCGATCGAGCAGGTCGTCGCGGTGTTCATGCTGCATCCCGAGACCTTCGCGGAAAGTGTGGCGGCCGGTTACGAGAACCCGTTCGCGGGTTACGTCGCGGGCCGCGGCGGTGTACTTGGCGAAGCCACCGGGGTCGCAGTCAGCTCGGTATTCGTGGTATTCGAGCCCGAAGCCCTTCGCGGCCTGTGGGAAGAAGGCGTCGCAGTGCGAGGTGCAGCCGAGGCAGCCAAGCTTTACTGGGAACAGGCCGCCGGGTTCGGTCGCCGATACCTGGCCGGTGCGCAGGGGCTGGACCGTCTCGCCGAGCTGGGCGAGAAGGTCATCGCGGCGACCCCGGGCGCAGGCCTTCCGCTGTACGCGGGGTGGCGCACCATGCCCTTGGCCGATGACGCTCCGGCGCGGGCGATGCAGGTGATGTTCGTGCTGCGGGAGCTACGGGCGGGTGTGCACTTCAACGTCCTCAACAATTCCGGGATCTCCGCGATCGAGGCACACATGCTCAACAAGGGGCAGGAGTACGCGACGCTGTTCGGCTGGCCGGAGCCGTTCCCCGACGGGGCGGACAAGGCCGAGCGCTACGGCGAGGTCGAGGAGGCGACCAACCGGCGGATGACGGAAATCTTGTCAGCCGTCCTCGATGGGGACGAGGCCGCCGAACTTGCCGGGTTGAGCGCGGGCGCACTGGACTCGCTGAAGGCCGCCGTCCCAGAATGA
- a CDS encoding alpha/beta fold hydrolase: MTIRRPEHFTHHEVQLSDVKIHYVREGAGPTLLLLHGWPGFWWEWSKVIGPLSERFDVIVPDLRGFGDSEKPDLSDLAQYSLERVADDQAELLNALGIDQAYVVGHDYSAIVVHKFIRKYPDRVVKAAIFDPITPDFGPFYLGFPHIAESWYSQFHQTDMSVELVTSSREACRIYFKHFFDHWSYHAPLLTQDELDIYVDNCMKPNNVHGGFNYYRSNLSVTSDPWTDLDRTVSDLPVTMLWGVGDPVVPSSLVHQVPNYYSNYTMELIQDAGHFMMVEKPEVVIDRLKAGFR, translated from the coding sequence ATGACGATTAGGCGCCCCGAGCACTTCACGCATCATGAGGTACAGCTCTCAGATGTGAAGATTCATTACGTGCGCGAGGGGGCCGGGCCCACGCTGTTGCTGCTGCACGGCTGGCCCGGATTCTGGTGGGAATGGAGCAAGGTCATCGGACCGCTTTCGGAGCGCTTCGATGTAATCGTTCCGGACTTGCGTGGGTTCGGCGACTCAGAGAAGCCCGACTTGTCCGACCTGGCGCAGTACTCGCTGGAACGGGTCGCCGACGACCAAGCAGAGTTGCTGAACGCATTGGGAATCGATCAAGCGTATGTCGTCGGACACGACTACAGTGCAATCGTCGTTCACAAGTTCATCCGAAAGTATCCCGACAGGGTTGTCAAGGCGGCGATCTTCGATCCCATTACCCCGGATTTCGGACCCTTCTATCTTGGCTTCCCGCACATCGCAGAGTCGTGGTATTCGCAGTTCCATCAGACAGATATGTCGGTCGAACTCGTTACTTCAAGCCGCGAGGCTTGCCGGATTTACTTCAAGCACTTCTTCGATCACTGGTCGTACCACGCGCCTTTGCTAACACAGGACGAGCTGGACATATACGTGGACAACTGTATGAAACCGAACAATGTCCACGGCGGGTTCAACTATTACCGGTCAAACCTCTCGGTGACGAGCGATCCGTGGACGGACCTCGACCGGACGGTAAGCGACCTTCCCGTGACCATGCTCTGGGGCGTGGGCGATCCCGTCGTTCCGTCATCGCTCGTTCATCAGGTTCCGAACTATTATTCGAACTACACCATGGAACTCATCCAGGATGCTGGGCATTTCATGATGGTGGAGAAGCCCGAGGTAGTCATCGATCGCCTCAAAGCCGGGTTCCGGTGA
- a CDS encoding conjugal transfer protein, translating into MALSKTWQGRLHRWRGGARRAGLVAVTLAAIFGAAAGCKVFLAPDRPDFIGIAQRERNQQSMVGAFASDFVVAWRTATVNQRDSLQRFITLPEQGLALPSTPAAVITAPQVGPVLRMGTLGDTELYTAVISVNERAYASAQPTRTFYQVPISLWNRQPRALDFPAQINDPGPGADFTLDYRNALGPESPVFAVVAGFIRTYLTATNGLDRYVVAGAPLRPIVGYQSAVVSTAATDRSVPDTPAPGEQLHVRATVVAQTSQFATVNLAYPLTVENSGGTWMVAAIDLVPQVGTQSDANPVAKPHN; encoded by the coding sequence GTGGCACTGTCGAAAACCTGGCAAGGACGTCTGCACCGATGGCGCGGCGGCGCCCGCCGCGCCGGCCTCGTCGCCGTGACCCTGGCCGCGATCTTCGGCGCCGCCGCCGGCTGCAAGGTGTTCTTGGCCCCCGACCGCCCCGACTTCATCGGTATCGCCCAGCGCGAACGTAATCAACAAAGCATGGTGGGGGCCTTCGCGTCGGACTTCGTGGTGGCCTGGCGTACCGCGACGGTCAATCAACGAGACAGCTTGCAGCGCTTCATCACTTTGCCCGAGCAAGGGTTGGCGCTGCCCTCGACACCAGCGGCAGTGATCACCGCGCCTCAGGTGGGACCGGTGCTCAGGATGGGCACGCTCGGTGACACCGAGCTCTACACCGCCGTGATCTCGGTCAACGAACGCGCTTATGCCTCAGCGCAACCCACGCGCACGTTCTATCAGGTCCCGATTTCGCTGTGGAATCGTCAACCCCGTGCCCTGGACTTCCCGGCCCAGATCAACGATCCGGGTCCGGGCGCGGATTTCACACTGGACTACCGCAACGCCCTGGGCCCCGAGAGCCCGGTGTTCGCCGTGGTCGCCGGATTCATCCGCACCTATTTGACGGCCACCAACGGACTGGATCGCTACGTGGTGGCCGGTGCGCCGCTGCGCCCGATCGTCGGCTATCAAAGTGCGGTGGTCTCGACAGCAGCTACAGACCGCAGCGTGCCCGACACGCCAGCACCCGGCGAGCAGCTGCACGTGCGGGCCACCGTCGTCGCGCAGACATCACAATTTGCCACCGTGAATTTGGCGTATCCACTGACGGTCGAAAATAGCGGCGGGACGTGGATGGTGGCGGCCATAGACTTAGTTCCACAGGTTGGCACCCAATCCGACGCCAACCCTGTCGCCAAACCACATAACTAA
- a CDS encoding ImmA/IrrE family metallo-endopeptidase, with amino-acid sequence MGLEHDQPIEYLTHEIERSGVVVVVRRLLTSSSRRILGDGDSTGKIDKHLGYSVRVGEFNTRPLIVVRQSNSWERTRWTLAHEVGHLVLHASGSVTEACEEQASQFASELLAPAAVLAKEVSRAPSLAELLPVKAKWGVSLGALIKHLHTSQLLTGARFEALRRQLYTRVNPDTDTTWGRVEPGWNDREVERPRLISKWLEMAFSARSAAMLAPMTWCGRRICWRTSWPGSGPPGRGGGAGGGRQRQSDGRTRDSGAQYGQQCDSVAAAKPARLKHKGVGAGGASAAGDLCRPACHLHDRRRRSSAGGPAAEYLRFLREGARPRTRCVATPRVGAVVHAARAHRPSLG; translated from the coding sequence TTGGGGTTGGAGCACGATCAGCCGATCGAGTACCTGACGCATGAGATTGAGCGCAGCGGTGTGGTGGTCGTGGTGCGCCGGTTGCTGACCTCCTCGTCACGGCGGATCCTGGGTGACGGGGATTCCACCGGCAAGATCGACAAGCATTTGGGTTATTCGGTGCGTGTCGGGGAGTTCAATACCCGGCCGTTGATCGTTGTGCGGCAATCGAATTCGTGGGAACGGACCCGCTGGACGCTGGCTCATGAGGTGGGTCATCTGGTGTTGCATGCCTCGGGCAGCGTCACCGAGGCCTGCGAGGAGCAGGCGTCGCAGTTCGCGTCGGAGTTGTTGGCGCCGGCGGCGGTTCTGGCCAAGGAAGTGTCGCGGGCCCCGTCGCTGGCGGAGTTGTTGCCGGTGAAAGCCAAGTGGGGTGTGTCGCTGGGGGCGTTGATCAAGCACCTGCATACCTCGCAGTTGTTGACTGGGGCGCGGTTTGAGGCGTTGCGCCGCCAGCTCTACACCCGGGTCAATCCGGATACCGATACGACGTGGGGTCGGGTGGAGCCGGGCTGGAATGACCGTGAGGTGGAGCGGCCACGATTGATCAGCAAGTGGCTGGAGATGGCGTTTTCGGCGCGGTCGGCGGCGATGCTGGCCCCTATGACTTGGTGTGGCCGCAGGATCTGCTGGAGGACTTCATGGCCGGGCAGCGGGCCGCCCGGGCGCGGCGGCGGTGCGGGTGGCGGCCGGCAGCGGCAGAGCGACGGTCGGACCCGCGACAGCGGCGCCCAGTACGGGCAGCAATGTGATTCCGTTGCGGCAGCGAAGCCGGCGCGGCTAAAACACAAGGGGGTCGGGGCCGGTGGCGCGAGTGCAGCGGGTGATCTTTGCCGACCAGCCTGTCACCTACACGATCGTCGGCGCCGATCATCTGCCGGTGGCCCGGCTGCGGAGTATCTGAGGTTTCTGCGTGAGGGGGCGCGTCCCCGCACACGGTGCGTGGCTACGCCGCGGGTTGGCGCGGTGGTTCACGCTGCTCGAGCACACCGGCCATCGTTGGGATGA
- a CDS encoding TetR family transcriptional regulator produces the protein MRAVAAQAGIAASSLYRHFRSKSHLLVTVLAREFERLDTEFDWSTGDLAPQARLGRLTTHLHTAWQANPHLTEAMVRAFVVADTEATGAIEHAAAVIEDMLARTLGGPAPSAHDRDVASLIADVWLANLIAVIGGRIDAGQARERIDRTARQLTSGPGATG, from the coding sequence ATGCGTGCGGTGGCCGCGCAGGCCGGCATTGCCGCCAGCTCCCTGTATCGGCATTTCCGATCCAAAAGTCATCTGCTGGTGACGGTGCTGGCCCGCGAATTCGAACGTCTCGACACCGAATTCGACTGGAGTACCGGTGATCTGGCGCCGCAGGCCCGGCTGGGGCGGTTGACAACGCACCTGCACACGGCCTGGCAGGCCAACCCGCACCTGACCGAGGCGATGGTGCGTGCGTTCGTCGTGGCCGACACCGAGGCCACCGGCGCGATCGAGCACGCCGCCGCGGTGATCGAGGACATGCTGGCCCGCACCCTGGGCGGGCCCGCACCCAGCGCACATGACCGGGACGTGGCCAGCCTGATCGCCGATGTGTGGCTGGCCAACCTGATCGCCGTCATCGGCGGCCGCATCGATGCAGGCCAGGCCCGCGAGCGCATCGACCGGACCGCCCGGCAGCTGACATCCGGACCCGGCGCCACCGGTTAG
- a CDS encoding transposase produces the protein MRKQGLDINVSSLARHAGVSRSVIHRRPQLREQIRTTQPLAAAPDPPPPPATNTESSIITALRTRLKARDAQIADLKAQLRERDHIIATLHGQLARKPHPDTNS, from the coding sequence ATGCGCAAGCAGGGCCTCGACATCAACGTCAGCAGCCTGGCCCGCCACGCCGGAGTGTCACGCAGCGTCATCCACCGCCGCCCCCAACTGCGAGAACAGATCCGCACCACCCAGCCGCTGGCCGCCGCCCCCGATCCACCGCCACCACCGGCTACCAACACCGAGAGCAGCATCATCACCGCACTACGGACCCGCCTGAAGGCACGAGACGCCCAGATCGCCGACCTGAAAGCCCAACTGCGCGAACGCGACCACATCATCGCGACCCTGCACGGGCAACTGGCCCGCAAACCCCACCCGGACACCAACTCCTAG
- a CDS encoding TetR/AcrR family transcriptional regulator produces MSGQSSLAPSTEPAAAPDDEDDVDPRRTRSRTRLLDAAANLLKTGGIEAVTIDAVTKASKVARTTLYRHFNSSSQLLAATFERLLPQVIAPAPTSGTLRERLVELLSRQADLFAEAPLHVTTLAWAALGPTETHDSDSDTGHHATASMLRTRVIEQYRRPFDEILHSPETLDQLGELDIELALCQLVGPLVFARMTGLRAIGHHDCTRIVDDFITAQTTQRPAQPAS; encoded by the coding sequence ATCTCTGGGCAGTCTTCTTTAGCGCCATCAACAGAACCCGCGGCGGCACCCGACGACGAGGACGACGTCGACCCGCGCCGCACCCGATCACGCACCCGGCTGCTCGACGCCGCGGCCAACCTGCTCAAAACCGGTGGGATCGAAGCCGTCACCATCGACGCGGTCACCAAAGCCTCCAAGGTCGCCCGCACCACCCTCTACCGCCACTTCAACAGTTCCTCACAACTGCTCGCGGCCACCTTCGAACGACTGCTGCCCCAAGTCATCGCGCCCGCCCCGACCAGCGGCACCCTGCGTGAGCGGCTCGTCGAACTGCTCTCGCGCCAAGCCGACCTGTTCGCCGAAGCGCCGCTGCACGTCACCACCTTGGCCTGGGCCGCGTTGGGCCCCACCGAAACACACGACAGCGACAGCGATACCGGTCACCACGCCACTGCCAGCATGCTGCGCACCCGGGTGATCGAGCAGTACCGACGGCCTTTCGACGAAATCCTGCACAGTCCCGAAACCCTCGACCAACTCGGTGAACTCGACATCGAACTGGCACTGTGCCAACTGGTCGGCCCCCTGGTCTTTGCCCGCATGACCGGCCTGCGCGCCATCGGCCACCACGACTGCACCCGCATCGTCGACGACTTCATCACCGCACAAACCACGCAGCGACCCGCACAACCAGCCAGCTAG